A genome region from Urocitellus parryii isolate mUroPar1 chromosome X, mUroPar1.hap1, whole genome shotgun sequence includes the following:
- the LOC144250701 gene encoding protein SSX1-like encodes MNKDSSFSKSLREDTQKSEKKYKAFRDISKYFSKKEWAKLSHSEKITYVYLKRNYTTMTSLGLRATLPAFMTSNGQIIDSQSDDSDECRNRGSQDELPKSASGIPQRKRKEMPKKPAMEENDPKGVPKAVGSEQAQRQLYPLGKASTSGKQSEKVSGPRKKNVNIWSHRLRERKYLVAYEEISDPEEED; translated from the exons ATGAACAAAGACAGCTCCTTTTCAAAGAGCCTCAGGGAAGATACtcagaaatcagagaagaaatacaaG gCCTTCAGGGATATTTCCAAATACTTCTCTAAGAAAGAGTGGGCAAAGCTGAGCCATTCGGAGAAAATTACCTATGTGTATTTGAAAAGAAACTACACCACCATGACTAGTCTAG GTCTCAGAGCCACCCTTCCTGCTTTCATGACTTCTAACGGACAGATCATAGATTCCCAGAGCGATGATTCTGATGAATGTCGCAACCGTGGGAGTCAGG ATGAATTGCCTAAAAGTGCTTCTGGCATACCACAGAGAAAACGCAAGGAG atgcccAAGAAGCCAGCAATGGAAGAAAATGATCCAAAGGGAGTGCCAAAAGCAGTTGGCTCAGAACAGGCTCAGAGACAACTATACCCGTTAGGAAAAGCAAGTACTTCTGGGAAGCAAAGTGAGAAGGTGTCAG GACCCAGAAAGAAGAATGTGAATATCTGGAGCCACAGGTTGCGGGAAAGGAAGTATCTTGTGGCATATGAAGAGATCAGCGACCCTGAGGAAGAAGACTGA